The proteins below are encoded in one region of Oncorhynchus gorbuscha isolate QuinsamMale2020 ecotype Even-year linkage group LG01, OgorEven_v1.0, whole genome shotgun sequence:
- the mov10l1 gene encoding RNA helicase Mov10l1 — MVTAVQCVIAKLLAPLWRKVEEAEVDGLYGAAMEEVRNLRCGVVTLLCQDYGMIDDDVYFTTGEVLGGVPLRVGDAVNGLAVRDSAQGGWKALRVEKNADAWEEGGGGASLETDSNQLRPLIGTVTSCDRDGGFINQTTFFPREALCDGFEPMKGDWVQAQYFISPTQWSSQARSVSPLRYRRMDQVRVSSVFGSSGVVEDSVFFSLDNLLLPAGFRPSPGDMVSLVVVESSQSFYCWRALCMATSQHSMNTVNNRSVPEAEINSLLEDKGGLVVGDKTHFGVLLLGESRELVVWIQNRGSETHRLKCCEFAGWDSEEQFNLGTVTDPPGQREGVVQLPALTQILYRGIQGLSSKHNPMVGPALYPQSGSAGPTVLLNGDGKEMSEIDGDVVGETGEAHQDTVHKSAIRTDERDVEIAPGEKVSVKVGCRAKNLGRCAELLLLHFASFTIGRRLEVTVGSKEESLLQPFAPYCPAAPLPLPQAAQVVTVMAAHPPQRLIKRHLPNFLGNYPVPKALRDCMEADRDVLVAQPCLGETLSAANMRLRFSSLLWLEELQAESELREFSISGALLRRGAIYLHLEVLGLAEGRPSLFIGDRVALKKPISGGVVMEYIGYVTEISDEDVSLRVNTEFQHGYLGEPLDVEFTFNRLSMRRCHLALDQNKHFEENVFFPKAVMLQAPLWTGEWGPEEVKEGTLTTDGVKLSSVSVDMVSKATQTKPDSRLPSKPIPNPGQFFNQQLNPSQREAVKRILAGECRPTPYILFGPPGTGKTITLIESILQVYHRLPSSRVLVCTPSNSAADLVCIRLHESGYLNSASLARVNASGRQEEAIPEVLRQYSQAGEDIRHASFHRIVVSTCSSAGMFYQIGLRVGHFTHVFLDEVGQATEPEALIPLGLLSERDGQIVLAGDPRQLGPIVKSKLAQAFGLGVSLLERLMANTLYSRENGGYNPVLVTKLVYNYRSHEALLALPSRLFYNGELCVRAQRLIVDSLCHWSRLPTKGFPLIFHGVRGTEMREGNNPSWFNPGEAVQVMLYCCQLAKKLYNPVAASDIGIIAPYRKQSEKIRVLLHRVGLSDIKVGSVEEFQGQEFLVIILSTVRANELVQGNDLQSILGFLSNPKRFNVAITRPKALLIVVGNPHILVKDPCFTALLQYCFENGAYLGCDPPTCLRAAHRAASEKEE, encoded by the exons GTGGAGAAGAACGCTGATGcctgggaggaaggagggggaggagcctccctggagacagacagcaaccagcTCCGTCCTCTGATTGGTACTGTGACGTCATGTGACCGGGACGGTGGCTTCATCAATCAGACCACTTTTTTTCCACGAGAAGCTCTTTGTGATG GTTTTGAACCCATGAAAGGGGACTGGGTCCAGGCCCAGTACTTTATTAGTCCCACCCAGTGGAGCAGCCAGGCCCGGTCTGTGTCCCCCTTACGCTACCGCCGCATGGACCAG GTGcgtgtgtccagtgtgtttggCAGCAGCGGCGTGGTGGAGGACAGTGTGTTCTTCAGCCTGGACAACCTTCTACTCCCGGCCGGGTTCCGTCCCTCCCCTGGGGACATGGTCAGCCTGGTGGTGGTGGAAAGCAGCCAGTCCTTCTACTGCTGGAGGGCTCTGTGCATGGCTACCAGCCAACACAG TATGAATACTGTCAATAACAGGTCCGTCCCAGAGGCGGAGATCAATAGTCTCCTGGAGGACAAGGGGGGCCTGGTGGTTGGCGACAAGACACACTTTGGGGTTCTGCTGCTGGGAGAGAGCCGGGAGCTGGTTGTCTGGATACA GAACCGAGGATCTGAGACCCATAGACTGAAGTGCTGTGAGTTTGCTGGCTGGGACTCAGAGGAGCAGTTCAACCTAGGGACTGTGACAGACCCAccgggacagagagagggtgttgTACAGCTTCCTGCTCTAACACAGATCCTCTATCGGGGTATTCAGGGCCTATCCAGCAAGCACAATCCCATGGTGGGTCCCGCTCTCTACCCGCAGTCCGGGTCTGCTGGGCCTACTGTACTGCTCAATGGTGATGGGAAGGAGATGAGTGAGATAGATGGAGATGTGGTTGGAGAAACTGGTGAGGCACATCAGGACACTGTTCACAAGTCTGCCATACGGACAGATGAGCGAGACGTGGAGATCGCACCAGGGGAGAAGGTATCTGTGAAAGTGGGCTGCCGAGCCAA GAACTTGGGGCGTTGTGCGGAGCTGCTGCTCCTGCACTTCGCCTCTTTCACCATTGGGAGGCGTCTGGAGGTCACAGTAGGCAGTAAAGAGGAGAGTCTTCTCCAGCCCTTTGCTCCCTACTGCCCAGCAGCCCCACTGCCCCTTCCTCAGGCTGCCCAGGTGGTCACTGTGATGGCTGCTCATCCACCTCAACG GCTGATTAAGCGCCACCTGCCTAACTTCCTGGGTAACTACCCGGTGCCCAAGGCTCTACGGGACTGTATGGAGGCCGACCGTGACGTTTTGGTGGCCCAGCCATGTCTTGGAGAG ACTCTGTCGGCGGCCAACATGCGTCTCCGTTTCTCCTCCCTGCTGTGGCTGGAGGAGCTACAAGCTGAAAGCGAGCTCAGGGAGTTCAGTATCAGTGGAGCCCTCCTCAGGAGAGGCGCCATCTATCTGCACCTAGAAGTGCTTGGCCTGGCTGAGGGCAGGCCCAGTCTCTTCATAG GTGACAGAGTGGCACTGAAGAAGCCAATCAGTGGAGGCGTGGTGATGGAGTACATCGGTTATGTCACAGAG ATCAGTGATGAGGACGTGAGTCTGAGGGTGAACACTGAGTTTCAGCATGGCTATCTGGGAGAGCCTCTAGATGTTGAGTTCACCTTCAACAG GTTGTCCATGAGGCGATGCCACTTAGCACTGGACCAGAACAAGCACTTTGAAGAGAATG tgttCTTCCCTAAAGCTGTGATGCTTCAGGCCCCTCTATGGACGGGAGAGTGGGGTCCAGAGGAGGTGAAAGAGGGCACCCTCACAACCGATGGGGTGAAGCTGTCAAGCGTCTCCGTTGACATGGTCTCAAAGGCCACACAAACCAAACCAG ATTCCAGGCTGCCATCTAAACCCATCCCTAACCCAGGCCAGTTTTTCAACCAGCAGCTGAACCCGTCTCAGAGGGAGGCAGTGAAGCGGATCCTGGCAGGGGAGTGTCGGCCCACTCCGTACATCCTGTTTGGACCCCCAGGGACAGGAAAGACTATCACGCTCATAGAGTCCATACTACAG GTGTATCACCGCCTGCCCAGTAGTCGTGTGCTGGTGTGCACTCCCTCCAACAGTGCTGCAGACCTCGTCTGTATCCGTCTCCATGAAAGTGGGTACCTGAACTCTGCCAGCCTGGCCCGCGTCAACGCCTCCGGTCGACAGGAAGAG GCCATCCCAGAGGTTCTAAGGCAGTACTCTCAGGCTGGGGAGGACATCCGACACGCCTCCTTTCACAGGATTGTGGTCAGCACCTGTTCCAGCGCCGGCATGTTCTACCAGATTGGACTGCG TGTGGGTCATTTCACCCATGTGTTTCTGGATGAGGTTGGCCAAGCCACGGAGCCAGAGGCACTGATCCCTCTGGGGcttctgtcagagagagacggacag ATAGTTCTGGCCGGAGACCCCCGGCAGCTGGGTCCAATTGTGAAGTCCAAGCTTGCGCAGGCGTTCGGCCTGGGGGTGTCCCTGCTGGAGAGACTGATGGCCAACACTCTGTACTCCAGAGAGAATGGCGGATACAACCCAGTGCTG GTTACCAAGCTAGTGTACAACTACCGTTCCCACGAGGCCCTCCTGGCCCTGCCCTCTAGACTGTTCTACAACGGGGAGCTGTGTGTCAGGGCCCAGAGGCTCATAGTGGACTCCCTCTGTCACTGGAGCCGTCTGCCAACCAAGGGATTCCCCCTCATCTTCCACGGAGTCAGG GGCACAGAGATGAGGGAGGGCAACAACCCGTCGTGGTTCAACCCTGGAGAGGCGGTACAGGTGATGCTGTACTGCTGCCAGCTGGCCAAGAAGCTCTACAATCCTGTAGCTGCTAGTGACATTGGCATCATCGCCCCCTACAGGAAACAG tcggAGAAGATCCGTGTGCTGCTCCACCGGGTGGGCCTGTCTGACATCAAGGTGGGCTCTGTGGAGGAGTTCCAGGGACAGGAGTTTCTGGTTATCATCTTGTCCACG GTGAGGGCAAATGAGTTGGTGCAGGGCAACGACCTGCAAAGCATACTGGGATTCCTGTCCAACCCTAAGCGCTTTAACGTAGCCATCACGCGGCCCAAAGCCCTGCTCATCGTCGTGGGCAACCCGCACATCCTCGTCAAGGACCCATGCTTCACCGCTTTACTCCAGTATTGTTTTGAGAACGGGGCCTACCTGGGCTGTGACCCCCCGACCTGTCTCAGGGCAGCACACCG AGCTGCcagtgagaaagaggagtga